The following proteins come from a genomic window of Chelmon rostratus isolate fCheRos1 chromosome 23, fCheRos1.pri, whole genome shotgun sequence:
- the tox4b gene encoding TOX high mobility group box family member 4b isoform X4 yields the protein MEFPGGSDNYLTISGSGHPFLSSSETFHTPSLGDEEFEIPPISLDPDSALTVSDVVSHFGELSDTGPSDSVVVPGNAVVEGDDPSFASTFVNAPSQGLEHLSLGVINQSGGSALLGSSLGMDLGHPIGSQFSSSSPVTIDVPLGDMSQGLLGSNQLTTIDQSELSAQLGLGLGGGNILQRPQSPEHPLSATASPTSSLQDDDMDDFRRSVLVESPVSLAVSPGVISLDPSLSESPLSAPASSVSPAVGRKGGAGGGKKGKKKKDPNEPQKPVSAYALFFRDTQAAIKGQNPNATFGEVSKIVASMWDSLGEEQKQVYKRKNEAAKKDYLKALAEYRAGQISQAPIEVMDTAPSPPPPAPAAAVTATPMTAVAARSTRSQHYNPEENTITNICTSNIILDLPQVTTRSRTGAIKPQPPPATTPPNPPTVTKIIIKQTPLPSGGVSVTATAASSPRQPPPLQQMQSTPPPPRLQQMVHAQAPPPLQAKPRGAATAPPPLQIKVVPSSRQSDSSAPIIVTSSGETPTSVSSSSGLTVQVGRSSEVAAGGEEVAEAEEGMEVEVNVAPVPSVTPAASRNMCVRAGCTNPAVESKDWDKEYCSNECVATHCRDVFMAWCAIRGQNSTTVT from the exons ATGGAG TTCCCTGGAGGCAGTGACAACTACTTGACAATATCTGGGTCCGGCCAtcccttcctgtcctcctcagaG ACGTTCCACACCCCCAGCCTCGGCGATGAGGAGTTCGAGATCCCTCCCATCTCTTTGGATCCGGACTCGGCCCTCACCGTGTCCGATGTGGTGTCCCATTTCGGGGAGCTGTCGGACACCGGCCCCTCCGACAGCGTGGTGGTACCCGGCAACGCTGTGGTCGAAGGGGACGACCCCTCGTTCGCCTCCACTTTCGTCAACGCCCCCTCACAGGGGCTGGAGCACCTGAGTCTGGGGGTCATCAACCAGTCAGGAGGAAGTGCTCTGTTGGGGTCGTCGCTGGGAATG GATCTCGGCCATCCCATCGGCTCTCAGTTCAGCAGCTCGTCCCCGGTCACCATCGACGTCCCGCTGGGTGACATGAGCCAGGGCCTGCTGGGGTCCAACCAGCTGACCACTATCGACCAGTCGGAGCTCAGCGCACAACTGGGGCTCGGCTTGGGAGGCGGGAACATATTGCAACGCCCCCAGTCGCCCGAACACCCTCTGTCGGCCACGGCGTCGCCCACCAGCTCGCTCCAGGATGACGACATGGACGACTTTAGACGG AGCGTCCTGGTGGAATCTCCGGTCTCCCTGGCGGTCTCTCCCGGCGTCATCTCCCTGGATCCCTCCCTGTCCGAGTCCCCGCTCTCGGCCCCCGCCTCCAGCGTCTCGCCGGCTGTTGGACGgaaaggaggagctggaggtgggaagaaggggaagaagaagaaagacccCAACGAGCCCCAGAAACCCGTCTCGGCCTACGCTTTGTTCTTCAGGGACACGCAGGCAGCTATTAAGGGACAAAATCCCAACGCTACATTCGGAGAGGTTTCGAAGATAGTGGCCTCCATGTGGGACAGCCTGGGGGAGGAGCAGAAACAG GTTTACAAGAGGAAAAACGAAGCTGCAAAGAAGGATTATTTGAAGGCGCTGGCAGAGTACAGAGCCGGACAGATTTCTCAG GCCCCTATTGAAGTCATGGACACCGCCCCATCACCCCCACCTCCAGCCCCAGCTGCCGCTGTCACAGCCACACCCATGACCGCCGTAGCCGCTCGCTCCACCAGGTCACAGCATTACAACCCCGAGGAGAACACCATCACCAACATCTGTACCTCCAACATCATCCTGGACCTGCCTCAGGTCACCACACGCTCCCGCACCGGCGCCATCAAGCCCCAACCCCCGCCCGCTACCACCCCCCCGAACCCCCCCACCGTCACCAAGATCATCATCAAGCAGACGCCGCTGCCTTCTGGCGGCGTATCCGTCACGGCGACGGCCGCCTCCTCGCCGCGCCAGCCGCCGCCgctgcagcagatgcagagcaCCCCCCCTCCGCCTCGGCTGCAGCAGATGGTGCACGCCCAggctcctccacctctgcaggcCAAACCACGAGGCGCTGCCACCGCCCCACCTCCGCTACAGATCAAGGTCGTCCCGTCGTCACGGCAGTCGGATTCAAGCGCGCCGATCATCGTGACGTCGAGCGGCGAGACGCCCACGTCggtgtcctcctcctccggccTGACGGTGCAGGTGGGACGGTCGTCTGAAGTGGCGgcgggaggagaggaagtggcGGAGGCAGAGGAAGGG ATGGAGGTTGAGGTGAACGTCGCCCCTGTCCCGAGTGTGACCCCCGCCGCCAGCCGCAACATGTGCGTACGCGCCGGCTGCACCAACCCGGCCGTGGAGAGCAAAGACTGGGACAAGGAGTACTGTAGTAATGAGTGTGTCGCcacacactgcag AGACGTGTTCATGGCCTGGTGCGCCATCCGAGGGCAGAACTCCACCACGGTCACATAG
- the tox4b gene encoding TOX high mobility group box family member 4b isoform X1, giving the protein MDLNFYSDLTDGTGQHDGDPEFLDPQSFNGFDSDNKFPGGSDNYLTISGSGHPFLSSSECATKPIDLFNLAGSAGGTFHTPSLGDEEFEIPPISLDPDSALTVSDVVSHFGELSDTGPSDSVVVPGNAVVEGDDPSFASTFVNAPSQGLEHLSLGVINQSGGSALLGSSLGMDLGHPIGSQFSSSSPVTIDVPLGDMSQGLLGSNQLTTIDQSELSAQLGLGLGGGNILQRPQSPEHPLSATASPTSSLQDDDMDDFRRSVLVESPVSLAVSPGVISLDPSLSESPLSAPASSVSPAVGRKGGAGGGKKGKKKKDPNEPQKPVSAYALFFRDTQAAIKGQNPNATFGEVSKIVASMWDSLGEEQKQVYKRKNEAAKKDYLKALAEYRAGQISQAPIEVMDTAPSPPPPAPAAAVTATPMTAVAARSTRSQHYNPEENTITNICTSNIILDLPQVTTRSRTGAIKPQPPPATTPPNPPTVTKIIIKQTPLPSGGVSVTATAASSPRQPPPLQQMQSTPPPPRLQQMVHAQAPPPLQAKPRGAATAPPPLQIKVVPSSRQSDSSAPIIVTSSGETPTSVSSSSGLTVQVGRSSEVAAGGEEVAEAEEGMEVEVNVAPVPSVTPAASRNMCVRAGCTNPAVESKDWDKEYCSNECVATHCRDVFMAWCAIRGQNSTTVT; this is encoded by the exons ATGGACCTGAATTTTTATTCGGATTTAACGGACGGCACCGGGCAGCACGACGGTGATCCAGAGTTCTTGGATCCGCAGTCTTTCAATGGATTTGACTCTGACAACAAG TTCCCTGGAGGCAGTGACAACTACTTGACAATATCTGGGTCCGGCCAtcccttcctgtcctcctcagaG TGTGCCACTAAACCCATTGACCTCTTCAACCTCGCTGGATCTGCTGGTGGA ACGTTCCACACCCCCAGCCTCGGCGATGAGGAGTTCGAGATCCCTCCCATCTCTTTGGATCCGGACTCGGCCCTCACCGTGTCCGATGTGGTGTCCCATTTCGGGGAGCTGTCGGACACCGGCCCCTCCGACAGCGTGGTGGTACCCGGCAACGCTGTGGTCGAAGGGGACGACCCCTCGTTCGCCTCCACTTTCGTCAACGCCCCCTCACAGGGGCTGGAGCACCTGAGTCTGGGGGTCATCAACCAGTCAGGAGGAAGTGCTCTGTTGGGGTCGTCGCTGGGAATG GATCTCGGCCATCCCATCGGCTCTCAGTTCAGCAGCTCGTCCCCGGTCACCATCGACGTCCCGCTGGGTGACATGAGCCAGGGCCTGCTGGGGTCCAACCAGCTGACCACTATCGACCAGTCGGAGCTCAGCGCACAACTGGGGCTCGGCTTGGGAGGCGGGAACATATTGCAACGCCCCCAGTCGCCCGAACACCCTCTGTCGGCCACGGCGTCGCCCACCAGCTCGCTCCAGGATGACGACATGGACGACTTTAGACGG AGCGTCCTGGTGGAATCTCCGGTCTCCCTGGCGGTCTCTCCCGGCGTCATCTCCCTGGATCCCTCCCTGTCCGAGTCCCCGCTCTCGGCCCCCGCCTCCAGCGTCTCGCCGGCTGTTGGACGgaaaggaggagctggaggtgggaagaaggggaagaagaagaaagacccCAACGAGCCCCAGAAACCCGTCTCGGCCTACGCTTTGTTCTTCAGGGACACGCAGGCAGCTATTAAGGGACAAAATCCCAACGCTACATTCGGAGAGGTTTCGAAGATAGTGGCCTCCATGTGGGACAGCCTGGGGGAGGAGCAGAAACAG GTTTACAAGAGGAAAAACGAAGCTGCAAAGAAGGATTATTTGAAGGCGCTGGCAGAGTACAGAGCCGGACAGATTTCTCAG GCCCCTATTGAAGTCATGGACACCGCCCCATCACCCCCACCTCCAGCCCCAGCTGCCGCTGTCACAGCCACACCCATGACCGCCGTAGCCGCTCGCTCCACCAGGTCACAGCATTACAACCCCGAGGAGAACACCATCACCAACATCTGTACCTCCAACATCATCCTGGACCTGCCTCAGGTCACCACACGCTCCCGCACCGGCGCCATCAAGCCCCAACCCCCGCCCGCTACCACCCCCCCGAACCCCCCCACCGTCACCAAGATCATCATCAAGCAGACGCCGCTGCCTTCTGGCGGCGTATCCGTCACGGCGACGGCCGCCTCCTCGCCGCGCCAGCCGCCGCCgctgcagcagatgcagagcaCCCCCCCTCCGCCTCGGCTGCAGCAGATGGTGCACGCCCAggctcctccacctctgcaggcCAAACCACGAGGCGCTGCCACCGCCCCACCTCCGCTACAGATCAAGGTCGTCCCGTCGTCACGGCAGTCGGATTCAAGCGCGCCGATCATCGTGACGTCGAGCGGCGAGACGCCCACGTCggtgtcctcctcctccggccTGACGGTGCAGGTGGGACGGTCGTCTGAAGTGGCGgcgggaggagaggaagtggcGGAGGCAGAGGAAGGG ATGGAGGTTGAGGTGAACGTCGCCCCTGTCCCGAGTGTGACCCCCGCCGCCAGCCGCAACATGTGCGTACGCGCCGGCTGCACCAACCCGGCCGTGGAGAGCAAAGACTGGGACAAGGAGTACTGTAGTAATGAGTGTGTCGCcacacactgcag AGACGTGTTCATGGCCTGGTGCGCCATCCGAGGGCAGAACTCCACCACGGTCACATAG
- the tox4b gene encoding TOX high mobility group box family member 4b isoform X3 has product MEFPGGSDNYLTISGSGHPFLSSSECATKPIDLFNLAGSAGGTFHTPSLGDEEFEIPPISLDPDSALTVSDVVSHFGELSDTGPSDSVVVPGNAVVEGDDPSFASTFVNAPSQGLEHLSLGVINQSGGSALLGSSLGMDLGHPIGSQFSSSSPVTIDVPLGDMSQGLLGSNQLTTIDQSELSAQLGLGLGGGNILQRPQSPEHPLSATASPTSSLQDDDMDDFRRSVLVESPVSLAVSPGVISLDPSLSESPLSAPASSVSPAVGRKGGAGGGKKGKKKKDPNEPQKPVSAYALFFRDTQAAIKGQNPNATFGEVSKIVASMWDSLGEEQKQVYKRKNEAAKKDYLKALAEYRAGQISQAPIEVMDTAPSPPPPAPAAAVTATPMTAVAARSTRSQHYNPEENTITNICTSNIILDLPQVTTRSRTGAIKPQPPPATTPPNPPTVTKIIIKQTPLPSGGVSVTATAASSPRQPPPLQQMQSTPPPPRLQQMVHAQAPPPLQAKPRGAATAPPPLQIKVVPSSRQSDSSAPIIVTSSGETPTSVSSSSGLTVQVGRSSEVAAGGEEVAEAEEGMEVEVNVAPVPSVTPAASRNMCVRAGCTNPAVESKDWDKEYCSNECVATHCRDVFMAWCAIRGQNSTTVT; this is encoded by the exons ATGGAG TTCCCTGGAGGCAGTGACAACTACTTGACAATATCTGGGTCCGGCCAtcccttcctgtcctcctcagaG TGTGCCACTAAACCCATTGACCTCTTCAACCTCGCTGGATCTGCTGGTGGA ACGTTCCACACCCCCAGCCTCGGCGATGAGGAGTTCGAGATCCCTCCCATCTCTTTGGATCCGGACTCGGCCCTCACCGTGTCCGATGTGGTGTCCCATTTCGGGGAGCTGTCGGACACCGGCCCCTCCGACAGCGTGGTGGTACCCGGCAACGCTGTGGTCGAAGGGGACGACCCCTCGTTCGCCTCCACTTTCGTCAACGCCCCCTCACAGGGGCTGGAGCACCTGAGTCTGGGGGTCATCAACCAGTCAGGAGGAAGTGCTCTGTTGGGGTCGTCGCTGGGAATG GATCTCGGCCATCCCATCGGCTCTCAGTTCAGCAGCTCGTCCCCGGTCACCATCGACGTCCCGCTGGGTGACATGAGCCAGGGCCTGCTGGGGTCCAACCAGCTGACCACTATCGACCAGTCGGAGCTCAGCGCACAACTGGGGCTCGGCTTGGGAGGCGGGAACATATTGCAACGCCCCCAGTCGCCCGAACACCCTCTGTCGGCCACGGCGTCGCCCACCAGCTCGCTCCAGGATGACGACATGGACGACTTTAGACGG AGCGTCCTGGTGGAATCTCCGGTCTCCCTGGCGGTCTCTCCCGGCGTCATCTCCCTGGATCCCTCCCTGTCCGAGTCCCCGCTCTCGGCCCCCGCCTCCAGCGTCTCGCCGGCTGTTGGACGgaaaggaggagctggaggtgggaagaaggggaagaagaagaaagacccCAACGAGCCCCAGAAACCCGTCTCGGCCTACGCTTTGTTCTTCAGGGACACGCAGGCAGCTATTAAGGGACAAAATCCCAACGCTACATTCGGAGAGGTTTCGAAGATAGTGGCCTCCATGTGGGACAGCCTGGGGGAGGAGCAGAAACAG GTTTACAAGAGGAAAAACGAAGCTGCAAAGAAGGATTATTTGAAGGCGCTGGCAGAGTACAGAGCCGGACAGATTTCTCAG GCCCCTATTGAAGTCATGGACACCGCCCCATCACCCCCACCTCCAGCCCCAGCTGCCGCTGTCACAGCCACACCCATGACCGCCGTAGCCGCTCGCTCCACCAGGTCACAGCATTACAACCCCGAGGAGAACACCATCACCAACATCTGTACCTCCAACATCATCCTGGACCTGCCTCAGGTCACCACACGCTCCCGCACCGGCGCCATCAAGCCCCAACCCCCGCCCGCTACCACCCCCCCGAACCCCCCCACCGTCACCAAGATCATCATCAAGCAGACGCCGCTGCCTTCTGGCGGCGTATCCGTCACGGCGACGGCCGCCTCCTCGCCGCGCCAGCCGCCGCCgctgcagcagatgcagagcaCCCCCCCTCCGCCTCGGCTGCAGCAGATGGTGCACGCCCAggctcctccacctctgcaggcCAAACCACGAGGCGCTGCCACCGCCCCACCTCCGCTACAGATCAAGGTCGTCCCGTCGTCACGGCAGTCGGATTCAAGCGCGCCGATCATCGTGACGTCGAGCGGCGAGACGCCCACGTCggtgtcctcctcctccggccTGACGGTGCAGGTGGGACGGTCGTCTGAAGTGGCGgcgggaggagaggaagtggcGGAGGCAGAGGAAGGG ATGGAGGTTGAGGTGAACGTCGCCCCTGTCCCGAGTGTGACCCCCGCCGCCAGCCGCAACATGTGCGTACGCGCCGGCTGCACCAACCCGGCCGTGGAGAGCAAAGACTGGGACAAGGAGTACTGTAGTAATGAGTGTGTCGCcacacactgcag AGACGTGTTCATGGCCTGGTGCGCCATCCGAGGGCAGAACTCCACCACGGTCACATAG
- the tox4b gene encoding TOX high mobility group box family member 4b isoform X2, with protein MDLNFYSDLTDGTGQHDGDPEFLDPQSFNGFDSDNKFPGGSDNYLTISGSGHPFLSSSETFHTPSLGDEEFEIPPISLDPDSALTVSDVVSHFGELSDTGPSDSVVVPGNAVVEGDDPSFASTFVNAPSQGLEHLSLGVINQSGGSALLGSSLGMDLGHPIGSQFSSSSPVTIDVPLGDMSQGLLGSNQLTTIDQSELSAQLGLGLGGGNILQRPQSPEHPLSATASPTSSLQDDDMDDFRRSVLVESPVSLAVSPGVISLDPSLSESPLSAPASSVSPAVGRKGGAGGGKKGKKKKDPNEPQKPVSAYALFFRDTQAAIKGQNPNATFGEVSKIVASMWDSLGEEQKQVYKRKNEAAKKDYLKALAEYRAGQISQAPIEVMDTAPSPPPPAPAAAVTATPMTAVAARSTRSQHYNPEENTITNICTSNIILDLPQVTTRSRTGAIKPQPPPATTPPNPPTVTKIIIKQTPLPSGGVSVTATAASSPRQPPPLQQMQSTPPPPRLQQMVHAQAPPPLQAKPRGAATAPPPLQIKVVPSSRQSDSSAPIIVTSSGETPTSVSSSSGLTVQVGRSSEVAAGGEEVAEAEEGMEVEVNVAPVPSVTPAASRNMCVRAGCTNPAVESKDWDKEYCSNECVATHCRDVFMAWCAIRGQNSTTVT; from the exons ATGGACCTGAATTTTTATTCGGATTTAACGGACGGCACCGGGCAGCACGACGGTGATCCAGAGTTCTTGGATCCGCAGTCTTTCAATGGATTTGACTCTGACAACAAG TTCCCTGGAGGCAGTGACAACTACTTGACAATATCTGGGTCCGGCCAtcccttcctgtcctcctcagaG ACGTTCCACACCCCCAGCCTCGGCGATGAGGAGTTCGAGATCCCTCCCATCTCTTTGGATCCGGACTCGGCCCTCACCGTGTCCGATGTGGTGTCCCATTTCGGGGAGCTGTCGGACACCGGCCCCTCCGACAGCGTGGTGGTACCCGGCAACGCTGTGGTCGAAGGGGACGACCCCTCGTTCGCCTCCACTTTCGTCAACGCCCCCTCACAGGGGCTGGAGCACCTGAGTCTGGGGGTCATCAACCAGTCAGGAGGAAGTGCTCTGTTGGGGTCGTCGCTGGGAATG GATCTCGGCCATCCCATCGGCTCTCAGTTCAGCAGCTCGTCCCCGGTCACCATCGACGTCCCGCTGGGTGACATGAGCCAGGGCCTGCTGGGGTCCAACCAGCTGACCACTATCGACCAGTCGGAGCTCAGCGCACAACTGGGGCTCGGCTTGGGAGGCGGGAACATATTGCAACGCCCCCAGTCGCCCGAACACCCTCTGTCGGCCACGGCGTCGCCCACCAGCTCGCTCCAGGATGACGACATGGACGACTTTAGACGG AGCGTCCTGGTGGAATCTCCGGTCTCCCTGGCGGTCTCTCCCGGCGTCATCTCCCTGGATCCCTCCCTGTCCGAGTCCCCGCTCTCGGCCCCCGCCTCCAGCGTCTCGCCGGCTGTTGGACGgaaaggaggagctggaggtgggaagaaggggaagaagaagaaagacccCAACGAGCCCCAGAAACCCGTCTCGGCCTACGCTTTGTTCTTCAGGGACACGCAGGCAGCTATTAAGGGACAAAATCCCAACGCTACATTCGGAGAGGTTTCGAAGATAGTGGCCTCCATGTGGGACAGCCTGGGGGAGGAGCAGAAACAG GTTTACAAGAGGAAAAACGAAGCTGCAAAGAAGGATTATTTGAAGGCGCTGGCAGAGTACAGAGCCGGACAGATTTCTCAG GCCCCTATTGAAGTCATGGACACCGCCCCATCACCCCCACCTCCAGCCCCAGCTGCCGCTGTCACAGCCACACCCATGACCGCCGTAGCCGCTCGCTCCACCAGGTCACAGCATTACAACCCCGAGGAGAACACCATCACCAACATCTGTACCTCCAACATCATCCTGGACCTGCCTCAGGTCACCACACGCTCCCGCACCGGCGCCATCAAGCCCCAACCCCCGCCCGCTACCACCCCCCCGAACCCCCCCACCGTCACCAAGATCATCATCAAGCAGACGCCGCTGCCTTCTGGCGGCGTATCCGTCACGGCGACGGCCGCCTCCTCGCCGCGCCAGCCGCCGCCgctgcagcagatgcagagcaCCCCCCCTCCGCCTCGGCTGCAGCAGATGGTGCACGCCCAggctcctccacctctgcaggcCAAACCACGAGGCGCTGCCACCGCCCCACCTCCGCTACAGATCAAGGTCGTCCCGTCGTCACGGCAGTCGGATTCAAGCGCGCCGATCATCGTGACGTCGAGCGGCGAGACGCCCACGTCggtgtcctcctcctccggccTGACGGTGCAGGTGGGACGGTCGTCTGAAGTGGCGgcgggaggagaggaagtggcGGAGGCAGAGGAAGGG ATGGAGGTTGAGGTGAACGTCGCCCCTGTCCCGAGTGTGACCCCCGCCGCCAGCCGCAACATGTGCGTACGCGCCGGCTGCACCAACCCGGCCGTGGAGAGCAAAGACTGGGACAAGGAGTACTGTAGTAATGAGTGTGTCGCcacacactgcag AGACGTGTTCATGGCCTGGTGCGCCATCCGAGGGCAGAACTCCACCACGGTCACATAG